Proteins from a genomic interval of Medicago truncatula cultivar Jemalong A17 chromosome 3, MtrunA17r5.0-ANR, whole genome shotgun sequence:
- the LOC11430875 gene encoding NADH dehydrogenase [ubiquinone] 1 alpha subcomplex assembly factor 2, giving the protein MRRVLGKITGLFTNRTMAGVDKTGNKYFTRNEQIDGIMKEKRWVVFKGEHDPTSIPVEWICWLNGQRKRAPTPEEQMELDARREQVKQNVALLKKEEEERKAKEGSRVRRVVNKGNVGGPDLKSFMQQFPVSSEGNEVEESPGTRDDLRKSQDSKDNAEDELETSEPTGSGASFKPGTWQPPT; this is encoded by the exons atgcggAGGGTACTTGGGAAGATTACTGGGTTGTTCACCAATCGAACTATGGCTGGTGTGGATAAAACTGGGAATAAATATTTCACCAGAAATGAACAAATTGATGGCATaa TGAAAGAAAAGAGATGGGTGGTGTTTAAGGGAGAGCATGATCCTACATCCATTCCAG TTGAATGGATATGTTGGTTGAATGGGCAGCGTAAAAGGGCTCCAACTCCAGAG GAACAAATGGAATTGGACGCAAGACGTGAGCAAGTCAAGCAAAATGTTGCTC ttctcaagaaagaagaagaggaaaggaAAGCCAAAGAAGGAAGTAGAGTCAGACGTGTCGTCAACAAAG GAAACGTTGGTGGTCCAGActtgaaaagttttatgcagCAGTTTCCGGTTTCTTCCGAAG GTAACGAGGTTGAAGAATCACCTGGCACAAGGGATGACTTGAG GAAATCTCAAGACAGCAAAGATAATGCAGAAGATGAGCTTGA GACTTCAGAGCCAACTGGATCAGGTGCATCTTTTAAACCTGGAACCTGGCAGCCTCCAACTTGA
- the LOC11421725 gene encoding uncharacterized protein, with amino-acid sequence MEDKYSLIRKHSELWRTLRDEDFEEEEIWDVVKERPNYISEVHKPKEKKELSSLPIPTAARMIPIPRTSSGSSSANLSHETMAFQQSAPVNIPDWSKIYGNNNNKQNKSTKKVSRYNEYGYYEGDDEVVYHGGEDGEEDDDDDDEYSTRVPPHEIISRRLARSQISSFSVFEGVGRTLKGRDLSKMRNSVLIKTGFLESL; translated from the coding sequence atggaggatAAATATAGTCTAATTAGGAAGCATAGTGAGCTATGGAGGACATTGAGAgatgaagattttgaagaagaagaaatttgggATGTAGTGAAAGAAAGACCAAATTACATATCTGAAGTTCATAAGCCAAAGGAGAAGAAGGAACTATCTTCTCTTCCAATTCCAACAGCTGCAAGAATGATTCCAATTCCAAGGACTAGTAGTGGAAGTAGTAGTGCTAATTTATCTCATGAAACCATGGCTTTTCAGCAATCAGCACCAGTTAACATTCCTGATTGGTCAAAGATTtatggtaataataataataaacaaaacaagAGTACTAAGAAGGTTTCTAGGTATAATGAATATGGTTACTATGAAGGTGATGATGAAGTTGTTTATCATGGTGGTGAggatggagaagaagatgatgatgatgatgatgagtatAGTACTAGGGTTCCACCACATGAAATTATTTCAAGAAGGCTTGCAAGGAGTCAAATATcttcattttctgtttttgaagGTGTTGGGAGGACACTTAAAGGTAGGGACCTTAGCAAAATGAGGAATTCTGTCCTCATAAAAACTGGTTTCCTTGAATCATTGTGA
- the LOC11428261 gene encoding ATP synthase gamma chain 2, chloroplastic has product MFSTTITNGRIPSKPHFPQHFQIRCGIREIRDRINSVKTTQKITEAMKLVAAARVRRAQEAVINSRPFSEAFAETLHSINQSLQNDDVVVPLTAVRPVKTVALIVITGDRGLCGGFNNSVAKKAEARVMELKNLGINCVVISVGKKGSSYFNRSGFVEVDRFIDNVGFPTTKDAQIIADDVFSLFVTEEVDKVELVYTKFVSLVRFNPVIQTLLPLSKKGEVFDVNGNSVDVLEDEFFRLTSKDGKLALKRDVKKKKMKDGFVPVMEFEQDPAQILDAMMPLYLNSQVLKALQESLASELAARMGAMSNATDNAVELTKELSVAYNRERQAKITGEILEIVAGAEALRPID; this is encoded by the coding sequence ATGTTTTCCACCACTATCACAAATGGAAGAATCCCCTCAAAACCCCACTTTCCACAACACTTCCAAATCCGTTGCGGAATACGCGAAATCCGCGACCGAATCAACAGCGTCAAAACAACTCAAAAAATCACCGAAGCTATGAAACTCGTCGCCGCCGCCAGAGTCCGTCGCGCACAAGAAGCCGTTATCAACTCCCGCCCCTTCTCCGAAGCCTTCGCCGAAACTCTCCATTCGATCAACCAATCCCTCCAAAACGACGACGTTGTCGTCCCTTTAACCGCCGTCCGCCCCGTTAAAACCGTCGCACTCATCGTCATCACCGGTGACCGTGGCTTATGTGGCGGATTCAACAACTCCGTCGCTAAAAAAGCCGAAGCCCGTGTCATGGAATTGAAGAATCTTGGTATCAATTGTGTTGTTATTAGTGTTGGAAAAAAGGGTAGTTCTTATTTTAACCGTAGTGGTTTTGTTGAGGTTGATAGGTTTATAGACAATGTCGGTTTTCCTACGACAAAAGATGCACAAATTATTGCTGATGATGTTTTTTCGCTGTTTGTCACTGAGGAAGTTGATAAAGTTGAACTTGTTTATACAAAGTTTGTTTCTTTAGTTAGGTTTAATCCAGTGATTCAAACGTTGTTGCCTTTATCGAAAAAAGGCGAAGTTTTTGATGTGAATGGGAATAGTGTTGATGTTTTGGAAGATGAGTTTTTTAGGTTAACTTCAAAAGATGGAAAATTGGCTTTGAAGAGAGatgtgaaaaagaagaaaatgaaagatgGGTTTGTTCCGGTTATGGAATTCGAGCAAGATCCTGCTCAGATTCTTGATGCAATGATGCCACTTTATTTGAATAGTCAAGTTTTGAAGGCATTGCAAGAATCATTGGCTAGTGAACTTGCTGCAAGAATGGGTGCTATGTCGAATGCTACGGATAATGCTGTTGAGTTGACGAAGGAGCTTTCAGTTGCTTATAATAGGGAAAGACAAGCTAAAATTACTGGTGAGATTTTGGAGATTGTTGCCGGAGCTGAAGCATTAAGACCAATTGAttga